A window from Triticum aestivum cultivar Chinese Spring chromosome 6D, IWGSC CS RefSeq v2.1, whole genome shotgun sequence encodes these proteins:
- the LOC123144285 gene encoding amino acid transporter AVT6A has protein sequence MGIGDASPSENQSAHKEKRDETTPLLPLKAEEEDGIHEFNGASFSGAVFNLSTTIVGAGIMALPASIKMLGIIPGILMIILVALLTEASIDMMVRCSHQAKITSYGWLMGDSFGQWGRIVLQASVVINNIGVMIVYMIIISDVLSGTSTTGVHHRGIFEGWFGPHLWNSRPVVLLATTIFVFAPLVSFKRLDSLRYTSALSVALAVVFVVITAGIAILRLIEGTAEIPKLFPEIHEINSIWELFTAVPVLVTAYICHYNVHSIDNELEDRSQTKPIVRTSLALCSSVYVATSFFAYLLFGEGTLSDVLANFDSDLHIPFSSVFNDIVRVSYVVHVMLVFPIVFFALRLNLDGLLFPTSRHISHDNRRFTIITVSLLVVIYLAANFIPSIWDAFQFTGATAAVLIGFIFPAMIILRDSYGIATKRDKVLAVTMIVLAVLSNSVALYSDAMSIFYRKVEA, from the exons ATGGGGATTGGGGATGCATCACCTAGTGAAAACCAGTCTGCACACAAGGAAAAGAGGGATGAGACCACGCCACTTCTCCCGCTCAAGGCGGAAGAGGAAGATGGGATCCATGAGTTCAATGGAGCGTCTTTCTCGGGTGCAGTTTTCAATCTGTCGACAACCATTGTGGGGGCTGGAATTATGGCCCTGCCTGCAAGTATCAAGATGCTAGGCATTATCCCTGGTATTTTGATGATCATCCTTGTGGCATTGCTCACTGAGGCATCAATTGACATGATGGTCAGGTGCAGCCACCAGGCCAAGATTACATCCTATGGCTGGCTGATGGGTGACTCTTTTGGTCAATGGGGGAGGATTGTGCTGCAAGCATCTGTGGTCATAAACAACATTGGCGTCATGATTGTATACATGATTATCATCA GTGATGTGCTATCAGGAACATCTACAACTGGTGTTCATCACCGGGGTATCTTTGAGGGGTGGTTTGGTCCTCATTTGTGGAATTCTCGTCCAGTTGTTCTCCTTGCCACAACTATTTTTGTGTTTGCTCCATTGGTGAGCTTTAAGCGATTGG ATTCATTGAGATACACATCTGCTCTTTCAGTTGCCCTTGCTGTGGTTTTTGTTGTCATCACTGCTGGAATTGCTATTCTCAGACTGATAGAAGGGACCGCGGAGATTCCCAAACTCTTCCCTGAGATACATGAAATCAATTCCATCTGGGAACTCTTTACAGCTGTGCCGGTTCTTGTCACTGCCTACATTTGCCACTACAATG TTCACAGCATTGATAACGAGCTGGAAGATAGAAGTCAGACTAAGCCAATTGTGCGAACTTCACTGGCTCTCTGTTCAAGTGTTTATGTTGCAACAAGCTTCTTTGCATATCTCCTCTTTGGCGAGGGTACCCTCTCCGATGTGCTCGCCAATTTTGACTCCGACCTTCATATTCCATTCAGCTCTGTCTTCAATGATATAGTTAGAGTGAGCTATGTAGTCCATGTCATGCTCGTTTTCCCTATAGTCTTCTTTGCCCTTAGGCTCAACCTGGATGGACTCCTCTTCCCCACCTCAAGGCACATTTCTCATGACAACCGAAGGTTTACCATTATCACCGTCTCACTCCTTGTTGTGATTTATCTTGCTGCCAACTtcataccaagcatctgggatgcGTTCCAGTTCACTGGTGCTACAGCTGCTGTCCTGATTGGTTTCATCTTTCCTGCCATGATCATACTCAG GGATTCTTATGGGATTGCAACCAAGCGCGACAAGGTTTTAGCTGTAACCATGATTGTGCTTGCTGTGCTCTCCAATTCAGTGGCCCTGTACAGCGATGCGATGAGCATCTTCTACAGGAAGGTGGAGGCCTAG
- the LOC123144286 gene encoding biogenesis of lysosome-related organelles complex 1 subunit 2, whose product MATPAKEEAAAGQRDELADSLSELFTNVSLMVRGELQGTNNQLSLLEKMNQRVTEEYSNHGDVASGLRVFVEQLNEKNQRFDEYTTQIDAIDQQVSEFEAVVSMLDKHVSLLEKKVKSAYHIAPTQ is encoded by the exons ATGGCGACTCCagcgaaggaggaggcggcggcagggcAGAGAGACGAGCTCGCCGACTCGCTGTCCGAGCTCTTCACCAACGTCTCCCTCATGGTCCGCGGCGAGCTCCAG GGAACCAACAACCAGCTCTCGCTGCTTGAAAAGATGAACCAACGCGTGACAGAGGAGTACAGTAACCACGGAGATGTTGCATCCGGTCTGCGGGTCTTTGTAGAACAGCTGAACGAGAAAAACCAACGGTTTGACGAGTACACAACACAGATCGACGCGATAGACCAGCAGGTGAGTGAGTTTGAGGCAGTGGTGTCCATGCTTGATAAGCATGTCTCCCTCTTGGAGAAGAAAGTGAAGTCCGCATATCACATTGCTCCCACACAATGA
- the LOC123144287 gene encoding alpha/beta hydrolase domain-containing protein 17C, producing the protein MGGVTSTVAARFAFFPPSPPSYGIQPLPPPDAAGAAAGEAKGKEGSVVVELTGVPRRANVEARRLRTKRGTDVVAMYARQTGAKLTLLYSHGNAADLGQMYELFVELSAHLNVNLMGYDYSGYGQSSGKPSEQNTYADIEAVYRCLIETYAASEENIILYGQSVGSGPTLDLASRLPRLRAVVVHSPILSGLRVMYPVKHTYWFDIYKNIDKIPQVSCPVLVIHGTADEVVDCSHGRALWELAKVKYEPLWVKGGNHCNLELYPEYIKHLKKFVGAIEKLPAPSDESPESSGASDRTQTEPEGTEEPRKSVDHREKTRPSIDHRKSTDRRDKPRGSTDRRDKSRKSVDNPDRPRASVDQPDRPRKSVDRFGGMMKAVRLRNIDCFKVPTTSSGS; encoded by the exons ATGGGCGGCGTCACCTCGACGGTCGCGGCCCGCTTCGCCTTCTTCCCGCCCAGCCCGCCGTCCTACGGCATCCAGCCCCTGCCGCCGCCCGATGCCGCCGGGGCGGCGGCCGGGGAGGCCAAGGGGAAGGAGGggagcgtggtggtggagctcacgGGTGTGCCGCGGAGGGCCAACGTGGAGGCGCGGCGGCTGCGGACCAAGCGGGGCACGGACGTGGTCGCCATGTACGCGCGCCAGACCGGCGCCAAGCTCACGCTGCTCTACTCCCACGGCAACGCCGCCGACCTGGGCCAGATGTACGAGCTCTTCGTCGAGCTCAGCGCGCACCTCAACGTCAACCTCATGGG CTATGACTACTCTGGTTATGGACAATCTTCTGGAAAG CCCAGTGAGCAAAACACATATGCTGATATAGAGGCCGTTTACAGATGTCTCATAGAAACCTATGCAGCCTCTGAGGAAAATATCATTCTTTATGGCCAATCAGTGGGGAGTGGTCCTACTTTGGATTTGGCTTCACGTTTGCCTCGTTTGAGAGCAGTTGTTGTACATAGTCCAATTTTGTCTGGCTTAAGAGTGATGTATCCTGTAAAACATACATACTGGTTTGACATATATAAG AACATCGACAAAATTCCACAAGTCAGTTGCCCTGTTCTAGTGATTCAT GGTACAGCTGATGAAGTCGTCGACTGTTCTCATGGGAGGGCATTGTGGGAACTCGCTAAAGTAAAGTACGAGCCTCTGTGGGTCAAAGGAGGAAACCACTGTAATTTGGAACTCTATCCAGAATACATTAAACATCTAAAAAAGTTTGTTGGAGCCATAGAGAAACTGCCAGCCCCAAGTGATGAATCCCCAGAGAGCTCAGGTGCATCAGATCGTACCCAAACAGAGCCTGAAGGTACAGAGGAGCCAAGGAAAAGCGTAGACCATAGGGAGAAAACAAGGCCAAGCATCGATCATAGAAAGAGCACAGATCGTAGAGATAAACCGAGGGGCAGTACAGATAGGAGGGACAAAAGCAGAAAGAGTGTAGATAATCCTGACAGACCACGAGCCAGTGTTGATCAGCCCGATAGGCCAAGGAAAAGCGTCGACCG CTTTGGAGGGATGATGAAGGCTGTGAGGTTGCGCAACATCGACTGTTTCAAGGTACCGACAACGTCCTCCGGGAGCTGA